A window from Corythoichthys intestinalis isolate RoL2023-P3 chromosome 10, ASM3026506v1, whole genome shotgun sequence encodes these proteins:
- the fas gene encoding tumor necrosis factor receptor superfamily member 6 isoform X2, with translation MQASLLSKMKREVQCADGMYQHDKTTCCLCAIGQRLKEHCTAASPKDTQCEQCEPGTYNSQPNQDKSCKRCTSCSHKNAALEVETTCTRGRDTKCRCKANHYCISVGTKGCTTCSPCTECGLEGVRVACNATHDTVCNAKLERRAYVYTGVAVALAIIVVAVFIYRNRKLKHCKQQFSRNSATVEFNREQMEPFNIPQTDPLPYLPAIAEVIGWKTMTRVAYKSGMNHVTIENCELDQQHDSQERTLQLLRIWVEQQGMDAMKTLVQILHDKHKYQAQKVSHILSTRI, from the exons ATGCAGGCATCATTGCTGTCCAAAATGAAAAGAGAAGTCCAGTGTGCTGATGGAATGTACCAACATGATAAAACAACCTGTTGCCTGTGTGCCATAG GTCAGCGCTTGAAAGAACACTGCACTGCTGCCAGTCCAAAAGATACGCAATGCGAACAATGTGAGCCGGGCACATATAACAGCCAACCGAACCAGGACAAAAGCTGCAAACGCTGCACGTCCTGCTCACACAAGAATG CTGCTCTGGAGGTGGAGACGACCTGCACCCGAGGGCGTGACACCAAGTGCCGGTGCAAAGCTAATCACTACTGCATTTCGGTCGGCACTAAAGGCTGTACAACTTGCAGTCCTTGTACAGA GTGCGGTTTGGAAGGTGTCAGAGTTGCCTGCAATGCCACTCATGACACAGTGTGCAATGCCAAATTAGAAa ggaGAGCTTATGTTTACACAGGAGTCGCTGTCGCTTTAGCAATAATTGTAGTTGCTGTGTTCATCTACAGGAACAGGAAACTAA AACACTGCAAACAACAGTTCTCCCGCAATTCAGCAACAGTTGAGTTT AACCGCGAGCAAATGGAGCCATTTAACA TCCCCCAAACGGACCCTTTGCCGTATCTGCCCGCTATTGCAGAAGTGATAGGGTGGAAGACTATGACGAGGGTGGCATACAAGAGCGGGATGAATCATGTCACGATTGAGAACTGTGAACTGGACCAGCAGCATGACAGTCAGGAACGGACGCTGCAGCTACTGAGGATATGGGTGGAACAGCAGGGCATGGACGCCATGAAAACATTGGTACAAATCCTGCATGACAAGCATAAATACCAAGCTCAGAAGGTGTCGCATATTTTATCAACTAGGATATGA
- the fas gene encoding tumor necrosis factor receptor superfamily member 6 isoform X1, protein MKTCCSFTLLASFFFLVADSSMLQPDRDVVRMQASLLSKMKREVQCADGMYQHDKTTCCLCAIGQRLKEHCTAASPKDTQCEQCEPGTYNSQPNQDKSCKRCTSCSHKNAALEVETTCTRGRDTKCRCKANHYCISVGTKGCTTCSPCTECGLEGVRVACNATHDTVCNAKLERRAYVYTGVAVALAIIVVAVFIYRNRKLKHCKQQFSRNSATVEFNREQMEPFNIPQTDPLPYLPAIAEVIGWKTMTRVAYKSGMNHVTIENCELDQQHDSQERTLQLLRIWVEQQGMDAMKTLVQILHDKHKYQAQKVSHILSTRI, encoded by the exons ATGAAGACGTGTTGTTCTTTTACATTGCTAGCGTCTTTTTTCTTCCTTGTCGCCGATTCGTCGAT GTTGCAACCCGACAGAGACGTCGTCCGAATGCAGGCATCATTGCTGTCCAAAATGAAAAGAGAAGTCCAGTGTGCTGATGGAATGTACCAACATGATAAAACAACCTGTTGCCTGTGTGCCATAG GTCAGCGCTTGAAAGAACACTGCACTGCTGCCAGTCCAAAAGATACGCAATGCGAACAATGTGAGCCGGGCACATATAACAGCCAACCGAACCAGGACAAAAGCTGCAAACGCTGCACGTCCTGCTCACACAAGAATG CTGCTCTGGAGGTGGAGACGACCTGCACCCGAGGGCGTGACACCAAGTGCCGGTGCAAAGCTAATCACTACTGCATTTCGGTCGGCACTAAAGGCTGTACAACTTGCAGTCCTTGTACAGA GTGCGGTTTGGAAGGTGTCAGAGTTGCCTGCAATGCCACTCATGACACAGTGTGCAATGCCAAATTAGAAa ggaGAGCTTATGTTTACACAGGAGTCGCTGTCGCTTTAGCAATAATTGTAGTTGCTGTGTTCATCTACAGGAACAGGAAACTAA AACACTGCAAACAACAGTTCTCCCGCAATTCAGCAACAGTTGAGTTT AACCGCGAGCAAATGGAGCCATTTAACA TCCCCCAAACGGACCCTTTGCCGTATCTGCCCGCTATTGCAGAAGTGATAGGGTGGAAGACTATGACGAGGGTGGCATACAAGAGCGGGATGAATCATGTCACGATTGAGAACTGTGAACTGGACCAGCAGCATGACAGTCAGGAACGGACGCTGCAGCTACTGAGGATATGGGTGGAACAGCAGGGCATGGACGCCATGAAAACATTGGTACAAATCCTGCATGACAAGCATAAATACCAAGCTCAGAAGGTGTCGCATATTTTATCAACTAGGATATGA